The Acomys russatus chromosome 3, mAcoRus1.1, whole genome shotgun sequence genome has a window encoding:
- the LOC127210014 gene encoding tubulin beta-2B chain codes for MREIVHIQAGQCGNQIGAKFWEVISDEHGIDPTGSYHGDSDLQLERINVYYNEATGNKYVPRAILVDLEPGTMDSVRSGPFGQIFRPDNFVFGQSGAGNNWAKGHYTEGAELVDSVLDVVRKESESCDCLQGFQLTHSLGGGTGSGMGTLLISKIREEYPDRIMNTFSVMPSPKVSDTVVEPYNATLSVHQLVENTDETYCIDNEALYDICFRTLKLTTPTYGDLNHLVSATMSGVTTCLRFPGQLNADLRKLAVNMVPFPRLHFFMPGFAPLTSRGSQQYRALTVPELTQQMFDSKNMMAACDPRHGRYLTVAAIFRGRMSMKEVDEQMLNVQNKNSSYFVEWIPNNVKTAVCDIPPRGLKMSATFIGNSTAIQELFKRISEQFTAMFRRKAFLHWYTGEGMDEMEFTEAESNMNDLVSEYQQYQDATADEQGEFEEEEGEDEA; via the exons ATGCGAGAGATCGTGCACATCCAGGCGGGCCAGTGCGGCAACCAGATCGGTGCCAAG TTTTGGGAGGTCATCAGTGATGAGCATGGTATCGACCCCACTGGAAGTTACCATGGAGACAGTGATTTGCAACTGGAAAGAATCAATGTATACTACAATGAAGCTACTG GTAATAAATATGTGCCTCGGGCCATCCTGGTGGACCTGGAACCGGGCACAATGGATTCAGTCAGGTCTGGACCATTTGGGCAGATCTTCAGGCCAGACAACTTCGTGTTTG GCCAGAGTGGTGCAGGAAATAACTGGGCAAAAGGCCACTACACAGAAGGTGCTGAGCTGGTGGACTCCGTCCTGGACGTGGTGAGGAAGGAGTCTGAAAGCTGTGACTGTCTCCAGGGCTTCCAGCTGACCCACTCATTGGGGGGAGGCACTGGCTCAGGCATGGGGACCCTGCTCATCAGCAAGATCAGAGAGGAATACCCAGACCGCATCATGAACACCTTCAGTGTCATGCCCTCGCCCAAGGTCTCTGACACAGTGGTGGAGCCCTATAACGCCACCCTCTCCGTGCACCAGCTGGTGGAGAACACAGATGAAACCTACTGCATCGACAACGAGGCCCTGTATGACATCTGCTTCCGCACCCTGAAGCTGACCACGCCCACCTATGGGGATCTCAACCACCTGGTGTCAGCCACCATGAGTGGGGTGACCACCTGCCTGCGCTTCCCAGGCCAGCTGAACGCAGACCTGCGCAAGCTGGCTGTGAACATGGTGCCCTTCCCACGCCTGCACTTCTTCATGCCAGGCTTCGCACCTCTGACCAGCAGGGGCAGCCAGCAGTACCGAGCCCTGACGGTGCCCGAGCTCACCCAGCAGATGTTCGACTCCAAGAACATGATGGCCGCCTGCGACCCCCGCCATGGCCGCTACCTGACCGTGGCTGCCATCTTCCGGGGCCGCATGTCCATGAAGGAAGTGGATGAGCAGATGCTCAACGTGCAGAACAAGAACAGCAGCTACTTCGTGGAGTGGATCCCGAACAACGTGAAGACGGCCGTGTGTGACATTCCTCCTCGAGGCCTCAAGATGTCAGCCACCTTCATTGGCAACAGCACTGCCATCCAGGAGCTGTTCAAGCGCATCTCGGAGCAGTTCACCGCCATGTTCCGGCGCAAGGCTTTCCTGCACTGGTACACGGGAGAGGGCATGGACGAGATGGAGTTCACCGAGGCGGAGAGCAACATGAATGATCTGGTGTCTGAGTACCAGCAGTACCAGGATGCCACGGCTGATGAGCAGGGCGAGttcgaggaggaggagggcgaggATGAGGCTTGA